In one Nocardioides sp. NBC_00368 genomic region, the following are encoded:
- a CDS encoding single-stranded DNA-binding protein, with protein MSNPRNTGTLIGRLARDPKVFENADGSKKVLATVMVDRDYTVGDGDERTRPSDGIPVEAFYGKTAPSTGLWGYVHKGDLIGVQTTLQFQSYDKGSETVYETKVIAESITALEPKSVTTGRLAERAAANDHAAAAATAAVTAPVAPAPAPAPAPVQPAAQPSQPAQPTLPAQASQAGQAGQATPGVDAEPSPF; from the coding sequence ATGTCGAACCCCCGCAACACCGGCACCCTGATCGGCCGTCTCGCCCGTGACCCGAAGGTCTTCGAGAACGCCGACGGCTCCAAGAAGGTCCTCGCGACCGTCATGGTCGACCGCGACTACACCGTCGGCGACGGCGATGAGCGCACCCGTCCCTCCGACGGCATCCCGGTCGAGGCCTTCTACGGCAAGACCGCCCCCAGCACCGGCCTGTGGGGCTACGTGCACAAGGGCGACCTGATCGGCGTGCAGACCACGCTGCAGTTCCAGTCCTACGACAAGGGCAGCGAGACGGTCTACGAGACCAAGGTCATCGCCGAGTCGATCACAGCGCTCGAGCCCAAGTCGGTCACCACCGGCCGCCTGGCCGAGCGTGCCGCCGCCAACGACCATGCCGCAGCTGCGGCCACCGCCGCAGTCACCGCGCCGGTCGCCCCGGCGCCCGCTCCGGCTCCCGCTCCGGTCCAGCCGGCAGCCCAGCCCAGCCAGCCGGCTCAGCCCACCCTGCCTGCCCAGGCGAGCCAGGCCGGTCAGGCCGGCCAGGCCACGCCGGGCGTCGACGCAGAGCCGTCCCCGTTCTGA
- a CDS encoding UvrD-helicase domain-containing protein encodes MLVWLLAILAVGSGAAGVVIYRKRLSARRAMLAQDAEESLRECREWRDEVAATVVQALADGRWISRDNVEALIDRRPRPSTSMRMLARIHGRGAEGRSLLDYLGTDLDQVAESTNRQILEEELVARKRFLDTIESQPLTDEQAAAVITFDNRVQVVAAAGSGKTSVMVARAAYAIERGIVPAHRILLLAFNKAAAAELQDRIETRLRAAGINADGVRADTFHAFGLRVIGRAEARKKRLAPWLEAGQDVEMIERIVDELRDSSEDFRYKWDIYRLLFSGRPNTPDGGTPDGYDAATATRGYRTFNGEIVKSEGERLIADFLFAAGINYRYEEPYCHDVADAEHSQYRPDFYYPDVEVWHEHWALDRHGNPPATFRGYAESMRWKQNLHRTHDTKLIETTWASIVDRTGFQALADDLKHHGLSIDWNPDRPAAGATPMKHKDLARLVRQFMAHVKSNSLTAEALEQRLKNASKEVPRYRAGLFLELYWAIHVEWQKRLAEADAIDFEDMIVTAAGHLESGKVDMGYDLVLVDEFQDASQARARLVKALVDKPNRHLLAVGDDWQSINRFAGADLSVMTAFNDSFGEGPTLRLEKSFRSTQTIIDTAADFVVKNPRQFKKQVRSSQPEDGPPASLVLVRNPYERATALAAVLDDLARRVRDGEIHPRAGQRVSVDVLGRYNFDKDLMPRKTPTELDVSFRTAHSSKGLEADYVILPNVTAGKLGFPSEIADDPVMALAMPEPDEYEHAEERRLMYVALTRARRHVTLISVRGQESAFVVELLRDGRLTRSPLSTAEAVETCPRCRRGTLTMRERRRDSKKFYGCTSFPSCGYTRNVDDAPF; translated from the coding sequence GTGTTGGTGTGGCTGCTGGCCATACTCGCGGTCGGGTCGGGTGCCGCGGGAGTCGTCATCTACCGGAAACGGCTCAGCGCTCGTCGAGCGATGCTGGCCCAGGATGCGGAGGAGTCACTTCGCGAGTGCCGCGAATGGCGTGATGAGGTCGCCGCGACGGTCGTGCAGGCTCTGGCCGATGGCCGGTGGATCAGCCGCGACAACGTGGAGGCGCTCATCGATCGTCGGCCACGTCCGTCCACGTCGATGAGGATGCTCGCCCGCATCCATGGCCGCGGAGCCGAGGGTCGAAGCCTGCTGGACTACCTCGGCACCGACCTCGACCAGGTCGCCGAGTCGACCAACAGGCAGATCTTGGAGGAGGAGCTGGTCGCCCGGAAGAGGTTTCTCGACACGATCGAGTCCCAACCGTTGACCGATGAACAGGCCGCCGCGGTGATCACCTTCGACAACCGGGTCCAAGTGGTTGCGGCAGCCGGGTCGGGCAAGACCTCGGTGATGGTCGCGCGGGCCGCCTACGCGATCGAGCGCGGAATCGTCCCCGCCCACAGAATCCTTCTCCTTGCGTTCAACAAGGCCGCCGCCGCAGAGCTCCAAGACCGGATCGAGACTCGGCTGAGGGCCGCTGGGATCAACGCGGACGGCGTGCGCGCTGACACCTTCCATGCCTTCGGACTCCGCGTGATCGGGCGAGCCGAGGCCCGCAAGAAGCGCCTCGCTCCCTGGCTGGAGGCCGGTCAGGACGTCGAGATGATCGAGCGCATCGTCGATGAGCTGCGCGACAGCTCGGAGGACTTCCGGTACAAGTGGGACATCTACCGGCTCCTGTTCAGCGGCCGCCCCAACACCCCCGACGGCGGAACCCCGGACGGGTACGACGCCGCGACCGCGACCCGCGGATACCGCACCTTCAACGGCGAGATCGTCAAGAGCGAAGGCGAACGCCTCATCGCGGACTTCCTCTTCGCCGCCGGGATCAACTACCGCTACGAGGAGCCCTACTGCCACGACGTCGCCGACGCCGAGCACTCCCAGTACCGGCCCGACTTCTACTACCCCGACGTCGAGGTGTGGCACGAGCACTGGGCACTCGACCGCCACGGCAACCCACCCGCCACGTTCCGCGGATACGCCGAGTCGATGCGCTGGAAGCAGAACCTCCACCGCACCCACGACACCAAGCTCATCGAGACCACCTGGGCCTCCATCGTCGACCGCACCGGCTTCCAGGCCCTGGCCGACGACCTCAAGCATCACGGGTTGAGCATCGACTGGAACCCCGACCGGCCCGCGGCTGGGGCCACACCGATGAAGCACAAGGATCTCGCCAGACTGGTGCGCCAGTTCATGGCCCACGTGAAGTCGAACTCCCTGACCGCAGAAGCCCTCGAGCAGCGGCTCAAGAACGCATCGAAGGAGGTGCCGCGCTACCGCGCCGGTCTGTTCCTCGAGCTTTACTGGGCCATCCATGTGGAGTGGCAGAAGCGCCTCGCGGAGGCGGATGCGATCGACTTCGAGGACATGATCGTCACCGCCGCCGGCCACCTCGAATCAGGCAAGGTCGACATGGGCTACGACCTCGTCCTCGTCGACGAGTTCCAGGACGCCAGCCAGGCACGAGCCCGTCTGGTCAAAGCCCTGGTCGACAAGCCGAACCGGCATCTTCTCGCGGTCGGAGATGACTGGCAGTCCATCAACCGCTTCGCCGGCGCCGACCTCTCGGTGATGACCGCCTTCAACGACTCCTTCGGAGAAGGTCCCACGCTGCGACTGGAGAAGTCGTTCCGATCGACGCAGACGATCATCGACACCGCGGCCGACTTCGTGGTCAAGAACCCCCGCCAGTTCAAGAAGCAGGTCCGCTCCTCCCAACCCGAGGACGGACCACCCGCCTCACTCGTCCTCGTGCGAAACCCCTACGAGAGGGCGACCGCGCTAGCAGCCGTGCTCGATGACCTCGCCCGCCGTGTGCGCGATGGAGAGATCCACCCCCGCGCAGGCCAGCGGGTCAGCGTGGACGTGCTGGGCCGATACAACTTCGACAAGGACCTGATGCCACGCAAGACCCCGACAGAACTCGATGTGTCATTCCGCACCGCCCACTCCTCCAAGGGTCTCGAGGCCGACTACGTGATCCTGCCGAACGTGACCGCCGGCAAGCTCGGGTTCCCCAGCGAGATCGCCGACGACCCCGTCATGGCCCTGGCGATGCCCGAGCCCGATGAGTACGAGCACGCCGAAGAGCGGCGCCTGATGTACGTCGCGCTCACCCGGGCCAGACGACACGTCACCCTCATCTCCGTGCGCGGCCAAGAGTCCGCCTTCGTCGTCGAACTCCTCCGCGACGGACGACTGACCCGTTCTCCGCTCAGCACCGCCGAGGCCGTCGAGACATGTCCTCGATGCCGGAGAGGAACCCTCACGATGCGCGAGCGTAGGCGGGACAGCAAGAAGTTCTACGGCTGCACCAGCTTCCCCTCCTGCGGCTACACCCGCAACGTCGACGACGCTCCGTTCTGA
- a CDS encoding Lsr2 dimerization domain-containing protein — MATKTETIVTVESDLSGKAEASTMTFAIEDATYEIDLTEVEQADFKELFAKYISAGRQHTPRAVPKMTPAEREEIRAWLLAKDIEVSHFGRLPKRALKAWNEAHPERQYTP, encoded by the coding sequence ATGGCGACCAAGACAGAGACCATTGTGACCGTCGAGTCAGACCTCAGTGGCAAGGCCGAGGCATCCACCATGACCTTCGCCATCGAGGACGCGACGTACGAGATCGACCTCACCGAGGTCGAGCAGGCCGACTTCAAGGAGCTCTTCGCGAAGTACATCTCGGCCGGGCGCCAGCACACGCCGCGCGCTGTGCCGAAGATGACCCCCGCTGAGCGCGAGGAGATTCGGGCATGGTTGCTCGCGAAAGACATCGAGGTCTCGCACTTCGGCAGGCTCCCCAAGCGTGCACTCAAGGCCTGGAACGAGGCACACCCCGAGCGTCAGTACACCCCCTGA